The Pseudodesulfovibrio sp. zrk46 genome contains a region encoding:
- a CDS encoding DUF697 domain-containing protein, producing MKNFITLAGLIIIGAFLAFLYNCVSGLALFAARFNPALEPWVFWSLLGAVGACLAWGGAIAFMRPKPMMVYADPSEEDLAAFRRELYRRLKKNKLLRDAELVINEEADMEAGLAYLREQSDIEIRDTAKRIFIATGISQNGRLDSLVVLFMLVRLTWRIAHIYNQRPHWREMVNLFANIGATSFLAGSIEEFGIEEYVHELMGPLIGGSAIGAVPGAQAIAGTITTSVLDGTTNCLLTLRCGIVARNYLSLDLDAKGAMRRSATLEASKVFMTMSGETVTYVTKALVKGAAGAVKKGSSKAARSVGNTISGTAEAVGSGARKVGGGVKGAAGAVGGGVKDAAGAVGSGVKGAADAVGGGARKVGEGVKGAAGTVGSGVKSAVDAVGSGVKGAANAVGDGAKKAGLGVKQATAKVGDGARKAGQSVREKVNAVTSKTAEKVAGARKSVEKKAEQVVKTSREVEAETVEAARETAGKGKRFLKSFSNSFRRIKKRKQD from the coding sequence ATGAAAAATTTTATTACGCTGGCAGGCCTGATCATTATCGGGGCCTTTCTGGCGTTCCTCTATAATTGCGTTTCCGGTCTGGCCCTGTTTGCGGCCCGTTTCAATCCTGCCCTTGAGCCGTGGGTTTTCTGGTCCCTGCTTGGTGCGGTGGGCGCATGCCTCGCATGGGGCGGAGCCATCGCGTTCATGCGACCCAAACCCATGATGGTCTATGCCGATCCCTCAGAAGAAGATCTGGCAGCCTTCAGGCGCGAGCTCTATCGTCGCTTGAAGAAGAACAAGCTGTTGCGTGACGCCGAACTGGTCATCAACGAAGAGGCCGACATGGAGGCGGGGCTGGCCTATCTCCGCGAGCAGTCTGACATCGAAATTCGCGACACGGCCAAGCGTATTTTCATTGCCACGGGTATCTCCCAGAACGGGCGGCTCGATTCGCTGGTAGTGCTCTTCATGCTGGTGCGTCTGACGTGGCGCATTGCACACATTTACAATCAGCGTCCCCATTGGCGGGAGATGGTCAATCTCTTTGCCAATATCGGGGCGACCTCGTTCTTGGCCGGTTCCATCGAGGAATTTGGTATTGAGGAATATGTCCACGAACTCATGGGGCCGCTCATCGGCGGTTCTGCCATCGGGGCAGTGCCGGGCGCACAGGCCATTGCCGGGACCATCACTACGTCGGTGCTGGACGGTACCACCAACTGCCTGCTCACCCTGCGGTGCGGCATCGTGGCTCGCAACTACCTGAGCCTTGATCTCGACGCCAAGGGTGCCATGCGTCGTTCGGCTACGCTGGAGGCGTCCAAGGTTTTCATGACCATGTCCGGTGAGACCGTGACCTACGTCACCAAGGCGTTGGTCAAGGGTGCGGCTGGCGCGGTCAAGAAAGGTTCCAGCAAGGCAGCCCGTTCCGTTGGCAATACCATCTCCGGAACGGCTGAAGCTGTCGGTTCGGGCGCTCGTAAGGTCGGTGGTGGCGTGAAAGGCGCAGCCGGAGCGGTCGGCGGTGGTGTGAAGGATGCTGCGGGGGCCGTGGGAAGCGGTGTGAAAGGTGCGGCCGATGCCGTTGGCGGTGGAGCCCGGAAGGTGGGTGAAGGCGTCAAGGGAGCAGCCGGGACCGTGGGCAGCGGCGTGAAGAGCGCCGTGGATGCCGTGGGTTCCGGTGTAAAGGGCGCGGCCAATGCCGTGGGCGACGGTGCCAAGAAGGCCGGACTCGGTGTGAAGCAGGCCACTGCCAAGGTGGGGGACGGTGCGCGCAAGGCCGGGCAATCTGTTCGCGAAAAGGTCAATGCCGTGACCAGCAAGACCGCTGAAAAGGTGGCGGGTGCGCGAAAGAGCGTCGAGAAGAAAGCCGAGCAGGTGGTGAAGACCAGTCGCGAGGTTGAGGCCGAGACCGTGGAGGCGGCCCGTGAGACTGCAGGAAAGGGCAAACGCTTCCTTAAATCCTTTTCAAACTCCTTCCGTCGCATAAAAAAGAGAAAGCAGGACTAG
- a CDS encoding FecR domain-containing protein: protein MEPIGHITVCHGAATATGEDGTRELTEGSPLYENDAILTAKGGSVEIKFIDNALLALGEESEVVLDKYVYSDDMGDAVIKMVEGTFRTTTGALVDVNPEGFLLETPLSTVGIRGTDIGVNVPGGGEPDQVFLLEFDGKPVVVGSTIPGRAPVILTTSGSLTTITPSGPGPIEPMTPQQFQFFDQFTPDSLRQSPPAQQELSEDDTGDDGGVDGDEAGSEMPGELADAGEQGGSGEGGEQLTLFGADGGDEPHADGPHQLFHAQFGLMPNGGLLPATPGNFALPQPIQPIEETQYDDAGTGSDSDTTLISIQDMPSFGRDSDGTDVDQTGFTVDEKTDGADTFDGSLADSTMVIAHDGDDDISGTIGDDCMLFGGGGDDELSCYGDTCVLSGGTGNDTLIGTNGDSLVGGSGSDLFGVGGASAGTFNFTVLDFSSAEGDKIGFTNVVTEFVHDDNSDGVLDSNYFASFENYGDYDPSYGALSGGNSDHKFVYAPIDAGETQWGLYYCSDGTGAGTNGELFVTFDSDVDLTADDITFPTIT, encoded by the coding sequence ATGGAACCCATCGGACACATTACGGTATGCCACGGCGCGGCAACGGCAACCGGCGAAGACGGCACTCGAGAGCTCACAGAAGGCTCTCCTCTCTATGAAAATGACGCCATTCTGACCGCCAAGGGCGGCTCCGTTGAAATCAAATTCATCGACAACGCCCTCCTGGCCCTCGGCGAGGAAAGCGAAGTGGTGCTCGACAAGTACGTCTACTCCGACGATATGGGCGATGCGGTCATCAAGATGGTGGAAGGCACCTTCCGCACCACCACCGGCGCGCTGGTGGATGTGAATCCCGAAGGTTTCCTGCTCGAAACTCCGCTGTCCACCGTGGGTATTCGCGGCACTGACATCGGGGTCAACGTCCCCGGCGGAGGAGAGCCGGATCAGGTCTTCCTGCTGGAATTCGACGGCAAACCCGTAGTGGTTGGCTCTACCATTCCTGGAAGGGCTCCGGTCATCCTGACCACATCTGGCAGCCTGACTACAATCACGCCATCCGGTCCCGGCCCGATAGAACCGATGACGCCGCAACAGTTCCAGTTCTTCGATCAGTTCACACCCGACAGTTTGCGCCAAAGCCCACCGGCCCAGCAGGAGTTATCCGAAGACGACACGGGTGACGATGGCGGAGTCGATGGAGACGAAGCAGGAAGCGAGATGCCCGGCGAGCTGGCTGACGCAGGAGAACAAGGCGGCTCCGGCGAAGGCGGCGAGCAGTTGACGCTGTTCGGCGCGGATGGAGGGGACGAACCGCATGCCGACGGTCCGCACCAATTATTCCATGCGCAATTCGGGTTGATGCCCAACGGCGGATTACTCCCCGCTACGCCCGGCAACTTTGCACTCCCCCAACCAATTCAACCCATTGAAGAAACCCAGTACGACGATGCAGGTACAGGGAGCGATAGCGACACCACGCTCATCAGCATTCAGGACATGCCTTCCTTTGGCAGGGACTCCGACGGCACAGACGTGGATCAGACAGGCTTCACCGTGGATGAAAAGACCGACGGGGCCGACACCTTTGATGGCAGCCTTGCCGACAGCACCATGGTCATTGCCCATGACGGCGACGACGACATTTCTGGAACAATAGGCGATGACTGCATGCTCTTCGGCGGCGGAGGCGATGACGAGCTCTCCTGCTACGGCGACACATGCGTCCTGTCTGGCGGCACAGGCAACGACACGCTGATCGGCACCAATGGGGACTCTCTCGTGGGCGGCTCCGGCAGCGATCTATTTGGCGTGGGCGGCGCTTCTGCCGGCACCTTCAATTTCACCGTACTCGATTTCAGCAGCGCCGAGGGCGACAAGATCGGTTTCACCAACGTGGTCACTGAATTCGTACATGACGACAACAGCGACGGGGTCCTGGACTCAAATTACTTCGCCAGCTTCGAGAACTACGGCGACTATGACCCCAGCTACGGCGCATTATCAGGCGGCAATTCGGACCACAAGTTCGTCTACGCCCCCATCGATGCAGGCGAAACCCAATGGGGACTCTACTACTGCAGTGACGGCACCGGAGCCGGAACTAACGGCGAACTCTTTGTCACTTTTGACAGCGATGTGGACCTGACAGCAGACGACATCACCTTTCCGACCATCACATAG
- a CDS encoding Mrp/NBP35 family ATP-binding protein — protein sequence MSGCSGCSSANSDGTCASSTGCDQPVDDKLQKTLGRIKHKIVVMSGKGGVGKSTVATNIAVALSLAGKKVGLLDVDVHGPSVPRLLSLKGEKPHMGVDCMEPVPWSKNLSVMSLGFLLEDERQAVIWRGPVKVGLIKQFVEDVMWGDLDYLIVDCPPGTGDEPLSTLQTLGPTAMAVVVTTPQGVAIDDVRRSLSFVGDVGNRVFGLVENMSGFACPDCGKVHNIFNSGGGEDLAKEAGVRFLGRIPMDPAVAHSGDEGFPFMKVKEDTATGQAMKEIIAPMLDLPDPIKMA from the coding sequence ATGAGCGGATGCAGCGGTTGCTCCTCGGCAAATTCCGATGGCACTTGTGCCAGCTCCACTGGTTGCGATCAGCCGGTGGATGACAAGCTTCAGAAGACCCTCGGCCGGATCAAGCACAAGATCGTGGTCATGTCCGGTAAGGGCGGCGTGGGTAAATCCACCGTGGCCACCAACATCGCCGTGGCCCTGTCTCTGGCAGGCAAGAAGGTCGGCCTCCTCGATGTAGACGTTCACGGTCCCAGCGTGCCGCGCCTCCTCTCCCTCAAGGGTGAGAAGCCGCACATGGGCGTGGATTGCATGGAGCCGGTCCCCTGGAGCAAGAACCTCTCCGTCATGTCCCTCGGTTTTCTGCTGGAAGACGAGCGTCAGGCCGTCATCTGGCGTGGTCCCGTGAAAGTGGGCCTGATCAAGCAGTTCGTGGAAGACGTCATGTGGGGCGATCTGGACTACCTCATTGTTGACTGCCCTCCGGGCACCGGCGACGAGCCCCTGTCCACCCTGCAGACCCTCGGACCCACCGCAATGGCCGTGGTCGTGACCACCCCGCAGGGCGTGGCCATCGATGACGTTCGCCGCTCCCTTTCCTTCGTGGGTGATGTGGGCAACCGCGTCTTCGGCCTTGTCGAGAATATGTCCGGATTTGCCTGCCCCGACTGTGGCAAGGTGCACAACATCTTCAATTCCGGCGGCGGCGAAGACCTCGCCAAAGAAGCTGGCGTCCGTTTCCTCGGTCGCATCCCCATGGACCCGGCTGTCGCCCATTCCGGCGACGAAGGTTTCCCCTTCATGAAGGTGAAGGAAGATACCGCCACTGGTCAGGCCATGAAGGAGATCATCGCTCCCATGCTGGACCTCCCCGACCCGATCAAAATGGCGTAG
- a CDS encoding NifB/NifX family molybdenum-iron cluster-binding protein, with product MDRTSAILACGVSLLLCGALSTQARARLELNGVTVFPWLSGDVECVLDAFKADNLVSLAMPGCRAAFDQ from the coding sequence ATGGACAGGACATCCGCCATATTGGCCTGCGGGGTATCCCTTTTGCTGTGCGGCGCGCTCAGTACACAGGCCCGGGCAAGGCTGGAGCTGAACGGCGTGACCGTATTCCCCTGGCTCAGCGGCGATGTGGAGTGCGTGCTGGATGCTTTCAAGGCAGACAATCTCGTCTCACTCGCCATGCCCGGCTGCCGGGCGGCGTTTGATCAGTGA
- a CDS encoding sigma 54-interacting transcriptional regulator, whose amino-acid sequence MSFPENLPLKDVFASIADGLFTVDADWNITYFNESAERITGIPASEAVGSQCRDVFRSSVCDGQCAIGECIHAGKRIINKSIFIIRSDGTKVPVSISASPLTNAQGEVVGGVEIFRDLSEIHVMRRKVKDLYRFEDIIGRSTALEKIFRIMPQVSQSSATVLLLGESGTGKELFARAIHNLSPRKDKPFVAVNCGALPDTLLESELFGYKAGAFTDARTDKPGRLEMAEGGTVFLDEIGDLPGALQVKLLRFLQERTFEPLGGLGEVRADVRIVAATNRNLKKRVADGRFRQDLYYRLNVVTMDLPPLTERREDIPLLVEHFVGEFNTVQGKEIEGISEDVLHVLMRHDFPGNVRELENILEYAFILCSSGFIQMEHLPDHLQPDAAGGEGTSGLYGTMDEIKRRAARVALARNKGKRMATCRELGISKDTLRRMLAKDDEG is encoded by the coding sequence ATGTCTTTCCCCGAGAATCTACCATTGAAGGATGTCTTCGCCTCCATTGCCGACGGTTTGTTTACCGTGGATGCGGACTGGAACATCACCTATTTCAACGAGTCTGCCGAGCGTATCACCGGCATCCCGGCCAGTGAGGCCGTGGGCAGCCAGTGCCGTGACGTGTTCCGGTCCAGCGTGTGCGACGGGCAGTGTGCCATTGGTGAGTGCATCCACGCGGGCAAGCGGATCATCAACAAATCCATCTTTATCATTCGCAGCGACGGCACCAAGGTCCCGGTGTCCATCTCGGCCTCGCCCCTGACCAATGCACAGGGCGAAGTGGTGGGCGGCGTGGAGATCTTCCGCGATCTGTCCGAGATCCATGTCATGCGGCGCAAGGTCAAGGACCTCTATCGGTTCGAGGACATCATCGGGCGCAGCACGGCGCTGGAAAAAATATTTCGCATCATGCCGCAGGTGAGCCAGAGTTCGGCCACCGTCCTGCTGCTCGGCGAGTCGGGAACAGGCAAGGAATTGTTCGCCCGCGCCATCCATAACTTGAGTCCGCGCAAGGACAAGCCGTTCGTGGCCGTGAACTGTGGCGCGCTGCCGGACACCCTGCTGGAGTCGGAGCTGTTCGGCTACAAGGCCGGGGCATTCACCGACGCCCGTACGGACAAGCCGGGGCGGTTGGAGATGGCCGAGGGTGGCACTGTGTTTCTTGATGAGATCGGCGACCTGCCCGGCGCATTGCAGGTGAAACTGTTGCGCTTCCTGCAGGAACGCACCTTCGAGCCCCTGGGCGGGCTTGGCGAGGTTCGGGCGGATGTGCGCATCGTGGCTGCCACCAACCGTAACCTGAAAAAACGGGTGGCGGACGGCCGGTTTCGGCAGGACCTGTACTATCGCCTCAACGTCGTGACTATGGACCTGCCGCCTTTGACCGAGCGACGTGAGGATATCCCGCTGCTGGTCGAGCACTTTGTCGGCGAGTTCAATACGGTGCAAGGTAAGGAGATCGAGGGCATCAGTGAGGACGTCCTGCATGTGCTGATGCGGCACGACTTTCCCGGCAATGTGCGCGAGCTGGAGAATATTCTCGAGTACGCCTTTATTCTCTGTTCGTCGGGCTTCATCCAGATGGAACACTTGCCTGACCATCTCCAGCCCGATGCCGCCGGAGGCGAAGGAACCAGCGGCCTCTATGGCACCATGGACGAGATCAAGCGCAGGGCCGCACGGGTGGCTTTGGCCCGTAATAAGGGCAAGCGCATGGCAACTTGCCGTGAACTGGGAATCTCCAAGGACACGTTGCGACGAATGCTCGCAAAGGATGACGAGGGCTAA